One Arthrobacter sp. StoSoilB19 DNA window includes the following coding sequences:
- a CDS encoding acVLRF1 family peptidyl-tRNA hydrolase: MPATVAHGGPPSVRTAFVPGSRLPGWADRFGASHGGYRLQDDDDGLRLVAADGTEALLQAPWPADGRPGRGGGALERLAALAAQPRRLGLLLVRRGGYGIGVASEGILLASKAGTRYVQSRTAAGGQSQQRFARRRSNQADALVAAVAGQAADVFRSAAFEYLVPGGDRPLADLVLQEPALRDYARLPRLAWLDVAEPRAAVLKKAAVDACSVRITVTDASG; encoded by the coding sequence ATGCCTGCCACCGTTGCCCACGGCGGGCCGCCGTCCGTCCGCACCGCGTTCGTTCCCGGCAGCCGGCTGCCGGGCTGGGCCGACCGGTTCGGCGCCTCGCATGGCGGTTACCGGCTGCAGGATGACGACGACGGCCTCCGCCTGGTGGCGGCCGACGGCACCGAAGCGCTCCTGCAGGCGCCGTGGCCGGCCGACGGACGCCCGGGACGCGGCGGCGGAGCGCTGGAGCGGCTGGCCGCCCTTGCGGCCCAACCGCGACGGCTGGGCCTGCTGCTGGTGCGGCGCGGCGGTTACGGCATAGGGGTGGCAAGCGAAGGCATCCTGCTGGCATCCAAGGCAGGCACCAGGTACGTCCAGTCCCGTACGGCTGCGGGCGGACAGTCCCAGCAGCGGTTTGCCCGCCGCCGTTCCAACCAGGCGGACGCTTTGGTTGCGGCCGTCGCCGGCCAGGCGGCGGACGTGTTCCGTAGTGCGGCCTTCGAGTACCTGGTGCCCGGCGGCGACCGGCCCCTGGCCGACCTTGTCCTCCAGGAACCGGCCCTGCGTGACTACGCCCGCCTGCCACGCCTCGCGTGGCTCGACGTCGCCGAGCCCCGGGCCGCCGTGTTGAAGAAGGCCGCGGTGGACGCCTGCTCGGTCCGGATCACGGTGACCGACGCATCCGGATAG
- a CDS encoding replication-associated recombination protein A, with the protein MDDLFGHGPENDDDDGPVSGASTGSGGQGSRGQGSRSQGSPRSPLAVRMRPRTLDEVVGQQHLLGQGSPLRQLAAGAGADSTGPAGPTSLILWGPPGTGKTTLAHVIARGPGRKFVELSAITAGVKDVRRVMDDALTARDLYKTTTVLFLDEIHRFNKAQQDALLPGVENRWVVLVAATTENPSFSVVSPLLSRSLLLTLRPLTDADIEGLLVRAVEDPRGLGGKVRLSDESLEHLVRLSGGDARRALTALEAAAGVAFGDADDVERSVGEEGAAAEPVTAEPVTVELRHTERALDAAAVRYDRAGDQHYDVASAFIKSIRGSDVDAALHYLARMLEAGEDPRFVARRIVISAAEDVGMADPTALQTAVAAAQAVQLIGMPEGRIILAEAVVHLATAPKSNAAYMGINKAIADVRAGLGVGIPAHLRDAHYPGSKQLGHGVGYKYAHDAPHAVATQQYPPDDLVGRDYYQPTGNGAERDIAQRLERLRKIVRGK; encoded by the coding sequence GTGGATGATCTCTTCGGGCACGGACCAGAAAACGACGACGACGACGGTCCCGTCTCCGGGGCAAGCACCGGTTCCGGGGGCCAGGGTTCCAGGGGGCAGGGTTCCCGTAGCCAAGGTTCGCCGCGCAGTCCGCTGGCCGTCCGGATGCGGCCCCGCACCCTGGACGAAGTGGTGGGCCAGCAGCACCTGCTCGGCCAGGGTTCGCCGCTGCGGCAGCTGGCCGCAGGCGCCGGGGCGGACAGTACGGGCCCGGCCGGTCCCACCTCCCTCATCCTCTGGGGGCCGCCCGGTACGGGAAAGACCACGCTGGCGCACGTCATCGCGCGCGGACCGGGACGGAAATTCGTGGAACTGTCCGCCATCACCGCCGGCGTCAAGGACGTCCGCCGCGTCATGGACGACGCCCTGACGGCCAGGGACCTGTACAAGACCACCACGGTGCTGTTCCTTGACGAGATCCACCGCTTCAACAAGGCCCAGCAGGACGCGCTGCTTCCCGGCGTCGAAAACCGTTGGGTGGTCCTGGTGGCTGCCACCACGGAGAATCCTTCCTTTTCGGTGGTCTCACCCCTGCTGTCCCGCTCCCTGCTCCTCACGCTCAGGCCGCTGACGGATGCCGACATCGAGGGCCTGCTGGTGCGGGCCGTCGAGGACCCGCGCGGGCTGGGCGGGAAGGTCCGGCTCAGCGACGAATCGCTGGAACACCTGGTCCGGCTGTCCGGCGGGGACGCGCGAAGGGCGCTCACTGCATTGGAGGCTGCGGCCGGCGTCGCCTTCGGTGACGCGGACGACGTCGAACGTTCCGTGGGGGAGGAGGGTGCAGCTGCTGAGCCGGTCACCGCTGAGCCGGTCACCGTGGAGTTGCGCCACACCGAGCGTGCGCTGGATGCGGCCGCCGTCCGCTATGACCGTGCCGGTGACCAGCACTACGACGTGGCCAGCGCATTCATCAAGTCCATCAGGGGCTCGGACGTGGATGCTGCCCTGCATTACCTTGCCCGGATGCTTGAAGCCGGGGAGGACCCGCGGTTCGTGGCGCGGCGGATCGTCATCTCGGCGGCAGAGGATGTGGGCATGGCCGACCCCACGGCGCTGCAGACCGCCGTGGCCGCGGCGCAGGCGGTGCAGCTGATCGGGATGCCGGAGGGGCGGATCATCCTGGCTGAGGCCGTGGTCCACCTCGCCACCGCGCCAAAATCGAATGCCGCCTACATGGGCATCAACAAAGCCATCGCGGACGTGCGCGCGGGACTCGGCGTCGGCATTCCCGCGCATCTGCGGGATGCGCACTACCCGGGCTCCAAGCAGCTGGGACACGGCGTGGGGTACAAGTACGCCCACGACGCCCCGCACGCGGTGGCAACGCAGCAGTACCCGCCGGACGACCTGGTGGGCCGGGACTACTACCAGCCCACCGGCAACGGAGCGGAACGGGACATCGCCCAGCGGCTGGAGCGGTTGCGGAAGATTGTGCGGGGCAAGTAG
- the hisS gene encoding histidine--tRNA ligase, which yields MARTASLSGFPEWLPEERLVELHVLDTLRRVFELHGFTSIETRAVETVGQLLRKGEIDKEVYGLSRLQEDESENPVKAGKADPHALALHFDLTVPFARYVVENAGYLAFPFRRYQIQKVWRGERPQEGRAREFTQADIDVVGDGELPFRYDVEIALVIAEALSALPIPDFRLRINNRKLAEGFYRGIGLDDTAGVLRSIDKLEKIGPAKVAELLKTELGATDEQAAKALQLAAIRTEDTSFVDQVRALGVSSELLDEGLDELEQVIDAAVQRAPGKVLADLSIARGLDYYTGTVVETVLVGHEQLGSICSGGRYDALASKGNRKFPGVGLSIGVTRLVSRILSQDLAKASRSVPTAVLVALNHDDSWGTAQDVAALLRSRGIPTEVAAKAEKFGKQIKFADRRGIPFVWFTDEGGTHQVKDIRTGEQVLAAPETWMPPLEDLAVQVETTAAAAASV from the coding sequence ATGGCACGCACCGCCTCCCTGTCCGGATTCCCCGAGTGGCTTCCCGAGGAGCGGCTGGTGGAGCTGCATGTGCTCGATACCCTGCGCCGGGTTTTTGAACTGCATGGTTTCACCTCGATCGAAACCCGCGCCGTGGAGACGGTGGGCCAGCTGCTGCGCAAGGGCGAGATCGACAAGGAAGTGTACGGGCTCAGCCGGCTCCAGGAGGACGAGAGCGAGAACCCCGTTAAAGCCGGCAAGGCCGATCCCCACGCGCTTGCCCTGCATTTCGACCTGACCGTTCCCTTCGCCCGGTACGTGGTGGAAAACGCCGGCTACCTGGCCTTCCCCTTCCGCCGCTACCAGATCCAGAAAGTGTGGCGCGGCGAGCGGCCCCAGGAAGGCCGGGCCCGCGAGTTCACCCAGGCGGACATCGACGTGGTCGGCGACGGCGAGCTTCCGTTCCGCTACGACGTCGAGATCGCCTTGGTCATCGCCGAAGCACTCAGTGCGCTGCCCATCCCCGATTTCCGTCTCCGGATCAACAACCGCAAACTGGCGGAAGGCTTCTACCGGGGCATCGGACTCGATGACACCGCAGGCGTGCTGCGCAGTATCGACAAACTCGAAAAGATCGGTCCGGCAAAGGTGGCCGAACTGCTCAAGACCGAGCTCGGCGCAACCGACGAGCAGGCTGCCAAGGCGCTTCAACTGGCTGCCATCCGAACGGAAGATACGTCCTTTGTGGACCAGGTCCGTGCCCTGGGTGTCAGCAGCGAACTCCTGGACGAGGGCCTGGACGAACTGGAGCAGGTCATCGATGCCGCCGTGCAGCGGGCGCCCGGCAAGGTACTGGCGGACCTCAGCATCGCCCGTGGCCTGGACTACTACACCGGCACGGTGGTGGAAACCGTCCTGGTGGGCCACGAACAGTTGGGGTCCATCTGCTCCGGCGGCCGGTACGACGCCCTGGCGTCGAAGGGCAACCGCAAGTTCCCGGGCGTTGGCCTCTCCATCGGCGTCACCCGCCTGGTGTCCCGGATCCTGAGCCAGGACCTGGCCAAAGCCTCCCGCTCTGTTCCCACTGCAGTGCTGGTGGCCCTGAACCATGACGACAGCTGGGGCACTGCCCAGGATGTCGCCGCCCTGCTGCGCAGCCGGGGAATCCCCACCGAAGTGGCTGCCAAGGCCGAGAAGTTCGGCAAGCAGATCAAGTTCGCGGACCGCCGGGGAATCCCGTTCGTCTGGTTCACGGACGAGGGCGGCACCCACCAGGTCAAGGACATCCGCACCGGCGAGCAGGTGCTGGCCGCCCCTGAAACCTGGATGCCGCCGCTGGAGGACCTGGCAGTGCAGGTTGAGACAACCGCGGCCGCCGCGGCGTCGGTCTAG
- a CDS encoding type IV toxin-antitoxin system AbiEi family antitoxin produces the protein MASSPIPSAAGPGREATAAGVRPGCQANVGEAAAPPRFPDLYAPGVPFAAPELQSLAADGLLARFHQHGYTLPGIPASPQLRARAAAGIVPAAIRQRVVAGRMTAAWIYGCAAEPERLALLVDAKRRVSSLRNTRGCTLHEVKLGPFDVISLGGLMVSSPLRTALDIALHVDAERAVPALAGLLARPQQDVRLRLLVRAIEATPRVPHKRAALEKLALLAPALVPGGAVDVENPVDPADGAQDVAEVFGVAHLESES, from the coding sequence ATGGCCTCATCTCCAATCCCCTCCGCCGCCGGTCCCGGCAGGGAAGCCACCGCTGCCGGCGTACGGCCGGGCTGTCAGGCAAACGTTGGGGAGGCGGCCGCGCCGCCGCGTTTTCCCGACCTGTACGCACCCGGCGTGCCCTTCGCCGCTCCCGAGTTGCAGTCCCTGGCGGCCGACGGGCTGTTGGCCCGCTTCCACCAGCATGGCTACACCCTCCCCGGAATACCGGCATCGCCGCAGCTCCGGGCCAGGGCAGCAGCCGGAATCGTCCCGGCGGCCATACGGCAACGTGTTGTCGCCGGGCGCATGACGGCGGCCTGGATCTACGGCTGCGCAGCGGAACCGGAGAGGCTGGCGCTGCTGGTGGACGCCAAGCGAAGGGTGTCCAGTCTCCGGAACACCCGGGGCTGCACGCTGCACGAAGTGAAGCTCGGGCCCTTCGATGTGATCAGCCTCGGCGGACTGATGGTCTCCAGCCCGCTGCGGACCGCACTCGATATCGCCCTGCATGTGGATGCCGAACGGGCCGTCCCCGCCCTGGCGGGATTGCTGGCCCGGCCGCAGCAGGATGTCAGGCTGCGCCTGCTGGTGCGCGCCATTGAGGCCACCCCAAGGGTCCCGCACAAGCGGGCTGCTTTGGAAAAGCTTGCCCTGCTAGCTCCGGCGCTTGTTCCCGGTGGTGCGGTAGACGTCGAAAACCCCGTCGATCCTGCGGACGGCGCTCAGGACGTGGCTGAGGTATTTGGGGTCGCCCATCTCGAAAGCGAATCTTGA
- a CDS encoding peptidylprolyl isomerase yields the protein MAASSRSAREAKRRIQQMEAKRELRRDQEKRRKRDNLVAAGAGTAAVLLAVVLQLTAFAGNPTEDEYAAAQAGLTEPSTSASASATPSAPATNGPNIPSADTAAGKTFTGELLLNGSALGVEVDGTKAPQAAAVFKSLSDQGYFNGKSCHRLTTADQFGVLQCGSPNGDGQGDPNYTWGPLENTPADNTYPAGTIAVARTGNNAYGNGTQFFIVYKDTVIPADAAGGYTVVGKVTSGLDVVSNIAAAGITPGAGDTDGAPKQPVTIDSFSLK from the coding sequence TTGGCGGCCAGTTCACGCAGTGCACGCGAAGCAAAACGGCGCATCCAGCAGATGGAAGCCAAGCGTGAGCTCCGGCGCGACCAGGAGAAGCGGCGGAAACGCGACAACCTCGTGGCCGCCGGCGCCGGAACCGCCGCCGTGCTGCTCGCCGTCGTCCTCCAGCTCACCGCCTTCGCCGGAAACCCCACTGAGGACGAATATGCCGCCGCGCAGGCGGGACTGACGGAACCATCCACCTCTGCAAGCGCCTCCGCGACACCCTCGGCGCCGGCCACCAACGGGCCCAACATCCCGTCCGCGGACACGGCGGCGGGCAAGACGTTCACCGGCGAACTGCTGCTGAACGGCAGCGCGCTCGGCGTGGAAGTGGACGGGACCAAGGCTCCGCAGGCAGCAGCCGTTTTCAAGTCCCTCAGCGACCAAGGCTATTTCAACGGCAAGTCATGCCACCGGCTCACCACTGCGGACCAGTTCGGCGTGCTGCAGTGCGGCTCCCCCAACGGGGACGGACAGGGCGACCCTAATTACACGTGGGGTCCGCTGGAAAACACGCCCGCAGACAACACCTACCCTGCCGGCACCATCGCCGTGGCCCGCACGGGGAACAACGCGTACGGCAACGGGACACAGTTCTTTATTGTCTACAAGGACACGGTCATTCCGGCCGATGCTGCCGGCGGCTATACCGTGGTGGGGAAGGTGACATCCGGGCTTGATGTTGTATCCAACATCGCTGCCGCAGGCATCACCCCGGGAGCCGGCGACACGGACGGCGCGCCAAAACAACCAGTCACGATAGACTCGTTCTCTCTGAAGTAG
- a CDS encoding APC family permease, translating to MSEPQQLQRRLGTFDATAIGLGSMLGAGVFVVFSPAAALAGNLLVLSVAVAGLVAYCNAVASAALAAKYPTSGGTYVYGRKQLGEWPGFLAGWGFVTGKTASCAAMALTFGSYVAQDYAVPVAVAAVVALTAVNLLGITRTALLTRILLCLVLATLVFVGTAAVLGPHPAPLPGGAHSGGVEGVLPAAGLMFFAFAGYARIATLGEEVRNPARAIPRAILAALAGAFAIYLLLALLLQAHLGERLGSTGTPLLDAVLDSRLAAGAPLVQAGAAAACLGALLALITGVGRTTLAMARERDLPGPLARVGGPHTVPFVAELAVAAVVILLLLTTNVMTVVGFSSFGVLVYYAVANASAFTLSAHPGYAPRWLNALGFVGCVVLAFTLPAASVLTMAAVLAAGVVGRWLVLRFRQHRHRT from the coding sequence ATGAGCGAACCGCAGCAGCTGCAACGCAGGCTGGGAACCTTTGATGCCACCGCCATCGGACTGGGCTCCATGCTGGGTGCCGGGGTGTTCGTGGTGTTCTCCCCGGCCGCGGCACTGGCAGGGAATCTGCTGGTCCTGTCCGTGGCTGTTGCCGGGCTGGTGGCGTACTGCAACGCCGTGGCATCGGCAGCCCTCGCCGCCAAGTACCCCACCAGCGGCGGGACCTACGTCTATGGCCGGAAACAGCTGGGCGAATGGCCGGGCTTCCTGGCCGGCTGGGGTTTCGTCACGGGCAAGACGGCGTCCTGCGCGGCCATGGCGTTGACGTTCGGCAGCTATGTGGCGCAGGACTACGCCGTCCCGGTTGCCGTGGCCGCCGTCGTGGCCCTCACCGCCGTCAACCTGCTGGGCATCACCAGGACAGCCCTGCTGACGAGGATCCTGCTGTGCCTGGTCCTGGCAACACTGGTGTTCGTTGGCACCGCCGCCGTGCTGGGTCCGCACCCCGCGCCACTGCCGGGAGGCGCGCATTCCGGCGGGGTGGAGGGCGTCCTGCCTGCCGCCGGGCTGATGTTCTTCGCGTTTGCCGGTTATGCCCGGATCGCCACGCTGGGCGAGGAGGTCAGGAATCCGGCGCGTGCCATCCCCCGCGCCATCCTGGCGGCCCTGGCGGGCGCATTCGCCATTTACCTGCTGCTGGCACTGCTCCTGCAGGCCCACCTCGGAGAGCGGTTGGGGTCCACAGGCACTCCCCTGCTGGACGCAGTGCTGGACAGCCGGCTGGCAGCGGGTGCACCGCTGGTGCAGGCAGGAGCAGCGGCCGCGTGCCTGGGCGCACTCCTCGCGCTGATCACGGGCGTGGGAAGGACAACGTTGGCCATGGCCAGGGAGCGCGATCTTCCAGGGCCTCTGGCCAGGGTGGGCGGTCCCCACACCGTTCCGTTCGTCGCCGAACTGGCCGTGGCCGCCGTCGTGATCCTGCTGCTCCTGACCACCAACGTGATGACCGTCGTGGGCTTCTCAAGCTTCGGCGTGCTGGTCTACTACGCGGTAGCCAACGCGTCAGCGTTCACCCTTTCCGCCCATCCCGGCTACGCTCCCCGGTGGCTTAACGCGCTGGGTTTCGTGGGCTGCGTGGTACTGGCCTTCACTTTGCCGGCTGCGTCGGTGCTGACCATGGCCGCAGTCCTTGCCGCCGGCGTGGTGGGGCGCTGGCTGGTGCTGCGGTTCCGGCAGCACCGGCACCGGACATAA
- a CDS encoding DUF349 domain-containing protein — protein MTDSQKSDETATDMTEAAAPAEVGGTDANAGQSPVTPEAAASDEGTGQADEAQAAESQAIGDPASGALATEDHGAEDQAGGTAAAETSAPAPAPAPAPRPSAPSPAAFASRPKPAAAAPAAVTAPAAPGTSVAEASKWGRVEGDGHVYLSIDGGEHPVGQYPGVSDDEALLYFARKYDDVVAQIVLLEQRVSSKAPSTDMQKTVTHLREQLAERNMVGDLRAAEARLDALAGQITELEKAEKAEHDAVRAAELAAREAIVAEAEEISGQDPAQTQWKTSSARMNELFENWKTAQKSGVRLGRSNEDALWKRFRAARTVFDRHRRAYFSQLDSNNSAAKAAKEKLIAEAEALSTSTDWGFAAGEYRRLMDQWKASPRASRKDDDALWARFRAAQDVFFTSRQAANEEIDQEYAANLTVKEALLAEANAILPVKDLAAAKKALQSVRDRWEEAGKVPRADMGRVEAGLRKVEDAVRHAEEEQWQRSNPERKARTNSALSQLESAIAGLQEDLAKAEKSGDQRKIKAAQEALEARQAWLDQIQRSASELA, from the coding sequence GTGACAGACAGTCAGAAATCCGACGAAACAGCAACAGACATGACCGAAGCAGCGGCTCCGGCCGAGGTTGGCGGTACTGATGCCAATGCCGGGCAGTCCCCCGTGACCCCTGAAGCCGCCGCTTCCGATGAGGGCACCGGGCAGGCTGACGAAGCCCAGGCCGCCGAAAGCCAGGCCATCGGGGACCCGGCCAGCGGGGCCCTGGCCACCGAAGACCACGGCGCTGAAGACCAGGCTGGAGGGACCGCCGCAGCGGAGACCTCCGCACCTGCCCCGGCTCCTGCCCCCGCTCCGCGGCCGTCTGCACCGTCACCGGCAGCGTTCGCGTCGCGTCCCAAGCCTGCCGCTGCCGCTCCGGCCGCGGTTACGGCTCCGGCTGCACCTGGTACGTCCGTTGCCGAAGCCTCCAAATGGGGCCGGGTGGAGGGGGACGGACACGTCTACCTGAGCATCGACGGTGGCGAACACCCCGTGGGCCAGTACCCGGGTGTCAGCGACGACGAAGCGCTGCTCTACTTCGCGCGGAAGTACGACGACGTCGTGGCCCAGATCGTCCTGCTGGAGCAGCGGGTCAGCTCCAAGGCACCCAGCACCGACATGCAGAAGACCGTGACGCACCTGCGGGAACAGCTCGCCGAGCGCAACATGGTGGGCGACCTCCGTGCAGCGGAGGCGCGCCTGGACGCGCTGGCAGGCCAGATCACCGAGCTGGAAAAGGCCGAAAAGGCGGAGCACGACGCCGTGCGTGCCGCCGAGCTGGCAGCACGTGAAGCCATAGTCGCTGAAGCAGAGGAAATCTCCGGCCAGGATCCGGCGCAGACGCAGTGGAAGACCTCCAGCGCCCGGATGAACGAGCTCTTCGAGAACTGGAAGACGGCCCAGAAGAGCGGCGTCCGCCTGGGCCGCAGCAACGAAGATGCCCTGTGGAAGCGGTTCCGTGCCGCCCGCACCGTTTTCGACCGGCACCGCCGTGCCTATTTCTCCCAGCTGGACAGCAACAACTCTGCCGCGAAGGCCGCCAAGGAGAAGTTGATTGCCGAGGCTGAGGCACTCTCCACATCAACCGACTGGGGCTTCGCTGCCGGTGAGTACCGCCGGCTGATGGACCAGTGGAAGGCCTCACCGCGGGCAAGCCGCAAGGACGACGACGCGCTCTGGGCAAGGTTCCGCGCCGCCCAGGACGTCTTCTTCACGTCCCGCCAGGCTGCCAACGAGGAGATCGACCAGGAGTACGCAGCAAACCTCACGGTAAAGGAGGCGCTGCTGGCCGAGGCCAACGCCATCCTGCCGGTGAAGGACCTGGCAGCGGCCAAGAAAGCCCTTCAGTCCGTTCGTGACCGCTGGGAGGAAGCCGGCAAGGTTCCCCGCGCGGACATGGGCCGGGTCGAGGCCGGGCTGCGGAAGGTTGAAGACGCCGTGCGGCACGCTGAGGAAGAGCAGTGGCAGCGGTCCAACCCCGAGCGCAAGGCACGCACCAACAGCGCGCTCTCGCAGCTGGAATCCGCAATTGCCGGGCTCCAGGAAGACCTTGCCAAGGCTGAGAAGAGCGGCGACCAGCGCAAGATCAAGGCCGCCCAGGAAGCACTCGAGGCACGCCAGGCATGGCTCGACCAGATCCAGCGTTCCGCCAGCGAGCTTGCCTGA
- the aspS gene encoding aspartate--tRNA ligase: MLRTHDLGSLRSEHIGQTVTLAGWVGRRRDHGGVAFVDLRDASGVAQVVVREEEVFHGLRNEYVLQIKGTVSRRPEGNENPALATGEIEVIAEDVTVLNTSDPLPFQIDEHVEVGEEARLKHRYLDLRRPGPSRNLRLRSEANRVARELLHHEGFVEIETPTLTRSTPEGARDFLVPARLAPGSWYALPQSPQLFKQLLQVGGFEKYYQIARCYRDEDFRADRQPEFTQLDIEASFVDQDDVIRLGENIVKAVWQLIGVDIPTPIQRITYADAMARYGSDKPDLRFGQELTELTDFFKDTNFGVFKAPYVGAVVMPGGASQARRALDAWQEWAKQRGAKGLAYVLYKEDGELAGPVAKNLTEFERAGLADAVGAKPGDCIFFAAGEKTPSRALLGAARVEIGHRTGLIDPNAWAFCWVVDAPMFEPAAAAVASGDVAVGGGQWTAVHHAFTSPKPEFLDTFDKDPESALSYAYDIVCNGNEIGGGSIRIHQRDVQERVFELMGLDKEDAQTKFGFLLEGFKYGAPPHGGIAFGWDRVVSLLAGVESIRDVIAFPKSGGGHDPLTDAPAPITPQQRKEAGVDFKPEAKKPEVKKPEEKQ, from the coding sequence GTGCTGCGCACACATGACCTCGGATCCCTTCGCTCCGAGCACATTGGACAAACCGTAACCCTGGCCGGCTGGGTGGGCCGCCGCCGTGATCACGGTGGTGTGGCATTCGTGGATTTGCGCGACGCTTCGGGCGTGGCCCAGGTGGTGGTCCGCGAGGAGGAAGTGTTCCACGGACTGCGCAATGAATACGTCCTGCAGATCAAGGGCACCGTTTCCAGGCGTCCTGAAGGCAACGAGAACCCGGCGCTGGCCACGGGCGAAATCGAGGTCATCGCCGAGGACGTCACCGTCCTCAACACCTCCGACCCGCTGCCGTTCCAGATCGACGAGCACGTGGAAGTCGGCGAGGAAGCGCGCCTCAAGCACCGCTACCTGGACCTGCGCCGTCCCGGCCCCAGCCGCAACCTGCGCCTCCGCTCCGAGGCAAACCGGGTGGCGCGCGAACTGCTCCACCATGAGGGCTTCGTGGAGATCGAGACGCCCACGCTGACACGTTCGACGCCGGAAGGCGCCCGTGACTTCCTGGTTCCGGCACGCCTGGCTCCGGGGTCCTGGTACGCGCTGCCGCAGTCCCCGCAGCTGTTCAAGCAGCTGCTGCAGGTGGGCGGCTTCGAAAAGTACTACCAGATTGCCCGCTGCTACCGGGACGAGGACTTCCGCGCGGACCGCCAGCCGGAATTCACCCAGCTGGACATTGAGGCCAGCTTCGTGGACCAGGACGACGTGATCCGGCTGGGCGAAAACATCGTCAAGGCGGTGTGGCAGCTCATCGGCGTCGACATCCCGACGCCCATCCAGCGGATCACGTACGCCGACGCGATGGCGCGCTACGGCTCGGACAAGCCGGACCTGCGCTTTGGCCAGGAACTGACCGAGCTCACGGATTTCTTCAAGGACACCAACTTCGGCGTCTTCAAGGCACCCTACGTTGGGGCCGTCGTCATGCCCGGCGGCGCGTCGCAGGCACGCCGTGCCCTTGATGCCTGGCAGGAGTGGGCCAAGCAGCGCGGCGCCAAGGGCCTGGCGTATGTCCTCTACAAGGAGGACGGCGAGCTCGCCGGACCGGTCGCCAAGAACCTCACCGAGTTCGAGCGCGCCGGCCTGGCTGACGCCGTGGGCGCCAAGCCCGGGGACTGCATCTTCTTCGCCGCGGGTGAGAAGACGCCGTCGCGGGCCCTGCTGGGTGCTGCACGCGTGGAGATCGGCCACCGCACCGGCCTGATCGATCCCAACGCCTGGGCTTTCTGCTGGGTGGTGGACGCGCCGATGTTCGAGCCCGCAGCAGCCGCTGTTGCCTCCGGTGACGTCGCCGTCGGCGGAGGGCAGTGGACCGCCGTCCACCACGCATTCACCTCGCCCAAGCCCGAGTTCCTTGACACCTTCGACAAGGATCCGGAATCGGCGCTCTCCTACGCCTACGACATCGTGTGCAACGGCAACGAAATCGGCGGCGGCTCCATCCGTATCCACCAGCGGGACGTGCAGGAGCGCGTCTTCGAGCTGATGGGCCTGGACAAGGAGGACGCCCAGACCAAGTTCGGCTTCCTGCTGGAGGGCTTCAAGTACGGCGCCCCGCCGCACGGCGGAATCGCCTTCGGCTGGGACCGCGTGGTCTCGCTGCTGGCGGGCGTCGAGTCCATCCGCGACGTCATCGCCTTCCCGAAGTCCGGCGGCGGCCACGACCCCCTCACCGATGCCCCGGCCCCCATCACGCCGCAGCAGCGCAAGGAGGCAGGCGTGGACTTCAAGCCGGAGGCCAAAAAGCCGGAAGTGAAGAAGCCCGAAGAGAAGCAGTAG
- a CDS encoding GNAT family N-acetyltransferase, giving the protein MDAAWPALERYDAGGWVLRAAGGVTQRANSIWPRAVTADLQGDSLRGLLADARSWYRSRRLPVIFQLFDTPATAALHDLLDAEGFTRQSGTVVMTRGPMTGGTADAAVEVSREPSADWLRVWWEVDGRGGEDALAIAREILLGCPSIYALVRDGAGLPAAVGRLALPAGSAQGGLYCMATRAEARRRGYGTAVLQSLLQAGAEQGAGKYWLLVTAANHGAQAMYANAGFTEAGRYLYRQERPRRALTGC; this is encoded by the coding sequence ATGGATGCCGCCTGGCCGGCCCTGGAACGGTACGACGCCGGGGGCTGGGTCCTGCGCGCAGCAGGCGGAGTGACCCAGCGCGCCAACTCCATCTGGCCGCGTGCCGTCACCGCGGATTTGCAAGGTGACAGCCTCCGGGGCCTGCTCGCCGACGCCAGGTCCTGGTACCGCAGCCGCCGGCTGCCGGTCATCTTCCAGCTGTTCGACACCCCCGCAACAGCCGCGCTGCACGACCTGCTCGACGCTGAAGGCTTCACCCGGCAATCCGGGACCGTGGTCATGACCCGCGGCCCGATGACTGGAGGAACCGCGGACGCTGCCGTTGAAGTTTCCCGGGAACCCTCCGCGGACTGGCTGCGCGTCTGGTGGGAGGTGGACGGGCGCGGCGGGGAGGACGCCCTCGCCATCGCCCGGGAAATCCTGCTGGGCTGTCCTTCGATTTACGCGCTTGTCCGTGACGGAGCCGGGCTGCCCGCCGCCGTCGGGCGCCTCGCCCTTCCCGCCGGAAGCGCCCAGGGCGGGCTGTACTGCATGGCCACCCGGGCTGAAGCGCGCCGCCGCGGCTACGGAACTGCTGTCCTCCAGTCCTTGCTGCAGGCCGGTGCGGAGCAGGGGGCGGGGAAGTACTGGCTCCTTGTCACCGCCGCCAACCATGGGGCGCAGGCGATGTATGCCAACGCCGGGTTCACGGAAGCCGGGCGTTACCTGTACCGGCAGGAACGCCCCCGCCGCGCCCTGACAGGCTGCTGA